One window of the Thermodesulfomicrobium sp. WS genome contains the following:
- a CDS encoding acetate kinase, whose protein sequence is MYVFVINSGSSSLKYQLLDMDKRQAVASGVVERIGETMGRITHKKYPGQQNEAKTSMDMPFPDHRVAMDQAVALLVHPEHGVIASRDAIQAIGHRVVQGGETLVQSTRITPEVIAQIRANFQLSPLHNPANLVGIEAALELFPHAPQVAVFDTEFHQTMPPAAYLYPIPYHFYEEMRVRRYGFHGTSHRYVTREAARLMGKPMDAVNLVTLHLGNGCSMAAVRQGRCVDTTMGMTPLSGLMMGTRSGDIDPAIVFFLMKEKGYNVDQMDAILNKESGLKGICGKNDMRDIHEAAAAGDERARLALEMFVGRIRKFLGAYLTVTGPLDAIVFTAGIGENDDIVRRMVCQDLEHLGIVLDEAANAGRKGAATAVHAPTSRVQIWVIPTNEELEIAQATVAVLENSL, encoded by the coding sequence ATGTATGTTTTCGTGATCAATTCGGGAAGTTCTTCCCTCAAATATCAGCTTTTGGATATGGATAAGCGCCAGGCAGTGGCATCAGGGGTTGTGGAGCGCATTGGTGAAACCATGGGCCGCATCACCCATAAAAAATATCCTGGCCAACAAAACGAGGCCAAAACATCCATGGACATGCCTTTCCCTGACCACCGTGTGGCCATGGATCAGGCGGTTGCCTTGCTCGTGCATCCTGAGCATGGGGTCATTGCTTCCCGAGACGCCATTCAGGCTATCGGTCACCGCGTGGTGCAGGGCGGGGAGACTTTGGTGCAGAGCACCCGCATCACCCCGGAGGTCATTGCCCAGATTCGCGCCAACTTCCAGCTGAGCCCCTTGCACAATCCCGCCAACCTGGTGGGCATCGAGGCGGCGCTGGAGCTCTTCCCCCACGCCCCGCAGGTGGCGGTGTTCGACACCGAATTCCACCAGACCATGCCGCCGGCCGCCTATCTGTACCCGATCCCGTATCATTTCTACGAGGAAATGCGCGTGCGGCGCTACGGTTTTCATGGCACCTCGCACCGCTACGTGACCCGCGAGGCCGCCCGTCTCATGGGCAAACCCATGGATGCCGTGAACCTGGTAACGCTGCACCTCGGCAATGGGTGCAGCATGGCCGCCGTTCGTCAGGGCCGGTGCGTGGATACCACCATGGGCATGACCCCGCTCTCGGGGCTCATGATGGGCACCCGCAGCGGCGACATCGACCCGGCCATCGTCTTCTTCCTCATGAAGGAAAAAGGCTACAACGTGGACCAGATGGACGCCATCCTGAACAAGGAGAGCGGGCTGAAGGGGATTTGCGGCAAAAACGACATGCGCGACATCCATGAGGCGGCAGCCGCGGGTGACGAGCGTGCGCGTTTGGCCCTGGAGATGTTCGTGGGCCGGATCCGCAAGTTTTTGGGCGCCTATCTGACGGTCACCGGGCCCTTGGATGCCATCGTCTTTACCGCTGGCATCGGCGAGAACGACGACATCGTCCGTCGCATGGTGTGTCAGGACTTGGAGCATCTGGGCATCGTCCTGGACGAGGCGGCCAACGCCGGCCGCAAGGGCGCGGCCACGGCGGTACACGCCCCAACGAGCCGCGTACAAATCTGGGTCATCCCCACTAACGAGGAACTGGAGATCGCCCAGGCCACGGTGGCGGTCCTGGAAAACTCGCTCTAA
- a CDS encoding aromatic amino acid transport family protein produces MQTVPPSVLKIISIGFLIVGNLIGAGILALPINTGLAGFVPSLIGLFVTSAAMYYSAVILGGEAARRQEETFNYPSLYQTYLGTAGKWVAVAANLVILYGLLTAYLTGITTIITRLLAIQVSPSWLMLGFFAITALISLASVDTIMKYISLLVVIKCAAFVVIAGMAGIHVRAENLAHTNWSLFVCGIPILVTAFHFHNIIPAICRSLQWDQRVINRTMLVGMVMGFLMNGTWLLVGIGVLPLDTSPIGLINAFQKNLPATVPLAEAIHSSTFLLLAGCFAVAAITTAYLSNGMGLIGFMDDLISHHLGRVNPLLSRAFSFGPPLLIALVYPDIFLKAIDIAGGFGIVTLFGILPCIIALRNARTPRQKKLGIAMLLLFCLFFLLEAGQELGMLDISAEIEHWK; encoded by the coding sequence ATGCAGACCGTTCCACCATCCGTGCTCAAGATCATCAGCATCGGGTTTCTGATTGTGGGCAACCTGATCGGCGCCGGTATCCTAGCGCTGCCGATCAACACCGGACTGGCCGGATTCGTGCCGTCGCTGATCGGGCTGTTTGTCACCAGTGCCGCCATGTACTATTCGGCAGTGATCCTGGGGGGTGAGGCGGCCCGGCGCCAGGAAGAGACCTTCAACTACCCCTCCCTGTACCAGACCTATCTGGGGACTGCGGGCAAATGGGTCGCCGTGGCGGCCAACTTGGTGATCCTCTACGGGCTCTTGACCGCCTATCTGACCGGTATCACTACTATCATCACCAGACTGCTCGCCATCCAGGTGTCACCGAGCTGGCTGATGCTGGGGTTCTTTGCCATAACCGCGCTGATCTCGCTGGCCTCGGTGGACACCATCATGAAGTACATCTCGCTTTTGGTGGTGATCAAGTGCGCCGCTTTTGTGGTGATCGCCGGTATGGCCGGTATCCATGTCAGGGCAGAAAACCTGGCCCATACCAACTGGTCGCTGTTTGTCTGCGGCATCCCGATCCTGGTGACCGCCTTCCATTTCCACAACATCATCCCGGCGATCTGCCGCAGTCTTCAATGGGATCAGCGGGTGATCAACCGCACCATGCTGGTGGGAATGGTGATGGGGTTTCTGATGAACGGCACCTGGCTTTTGGTGGGGATCGGCGTGCTGCCGCTGGATACCAGCCCCATTGGCCTGATCAACGCCTTTCAGAAAAACCTGCCGGCCACGGTCCCCCTGGCCGAGGCGATCCACTCATCAACCTTCCTCCTGCTGGCCGGATGTTTTGCCGTGGCTGCCATTACCACCGCCTATCTGAGCAACGGTATGGGGCTCATCGGGTTCATGGACGACCTGATCAGCCACCACTTGGGCCGGGTCAACCCGCTTTTGAGCCGGGCCTTCTCCTTTGGCCCGCCGCTGTTGATCGCCCTGGTCTACCCAGACATCTTTTTGAAGGCGATAGACATTGCCGGCGGCTTTGGCATTGTCACCCTGTTCGGAATCCTGCCCTGCATCATCGCCCTGCGCAACGCCCGGACGCCACGGCAAAAAAAGCTGGGTATCGCCATGCTGCTGTTGTTTTGCCTGTTTTTCCTGCTGGAGGCGGGGCAGGAGCTGGGCATGCTGGATATCTCGGCCGAGATAGAACACTGGAAATAA
- the pta gene encoding phosphate acetyltransferase, whose product MAKSLYITATEARSGKSAIVLGVMQMLLRDIRRVGFFRPIINDESGKKDHDIDLVLSQFYLGLQYEETYALTMRQAKEMVNAGQHALLMERIINKYKELESKCDFVLLEGTDFEGGSPAFEFDINADIAANLGSPLLVVVNACQKTEHEIISSTKLSLESFSEKAVDILGIIVNRVAVADREALRIALRQSLARMDVLLYLIPEVAVLGKPTMADVMKWVGAEVLYGRDNLETQVEDIVVAAMQIGNFLDYIEKGSLVVTPGDRSDIIVSALASRLSAAYPDIAGILLTGGIRPDRNVARLVEGWTGVPVPVLLGKEATFQTARRLYNMYGKIEPDNQKKIASALGVFEENVDTVEMRSRLNTRKSTKVTPQMFEYSLIEKAKAHRQHIVLPEGSDERILRAADILMRRGVVDLTILGDIPTIHSKISQMGLNLDAVQLIDPSKSPDLEEYIETFHELRKSKGVSRELACDCMMDPTYFGTMMVYLGKADGMVSGAINTTAHTIRPALQIIKTKPGISIVSSVFFMCLKDRVLVFGDCAVNPNPNPQQLAEIAINSAETARVFGIEPRVAMLSYSTGDSGAGSDVDLVIEATRIARERAPELLIEGPIQYDAAIDPEVAQKKLPGSPVAGRATVFIFPDLNTGNNTYKAVQRAANAVAIGPVLQGLKKPVNDLSRGCLVPDIVNTVAITAIQAQAEKGIIAQQD is encoded by the coding sequence ATGGCAAAAAGTCTCTATATAACGGCCACGGAAGCACGGAGTGGAAAGTCCGCGATTGTGCTTGGTGTCATGCAAATGCTCCTTCGCGACATTCGTCGCGTTGGTTTTTTTCGTCCGATAATCAACGATGAATCTGGCAAGAAAGACCATGATATCGACTTGGTGTTGTCCCAATTCTATCTTGGTCTACAATATGAAGAAACGTACGCCCTGACCATGCGTCAGGCCAAAGAGATGGTGAATGCCGGACAGCACGCCCTGCTCATGGAGCGCATCATCAACAAATACAAGGAGCTGGAATCCAAGTGTGACTTTGTGCTCCTTGAGGGGACGGACTTTGAAGGCGGCTCTCCGGCCTTCGAGTTCGACATCAATGCCGACATCGCCGCCAACTTGGGAAGTCCTTTGCTCGTGGTGGTCAATGCCTGCCAGAAAACCGAGCACGAGATCATCAGCTCCACCAAGTTGTCGCTGGAATCTTTTTCGGAAAAGGCGGTGGATATCCTCGGTATTATCGTCAACCGGGTGGCGGTGGCCGACCGCGAGGCCCTGCGCATTGCCTTGCGCCAAAGCCTCGCGCGGATGGACGTATTACTCTATCTCATCCCCGAAGTGGCGGTGCTCGGCAAGCCTACTATGGCTGACGTGATGAAATGGGTGGGCGCTGAGGTGCTCTACGGTCGCGACAACCTGGAGACCCAGGTGGAAGACATCGTGGTGGCGGCCATGCAGATCGGCAATTTCCTCGACTACATCGAAAAGGGGAGTCTGGTGGTGACTCCGGGCGATCGCTCGGACATCATCGTGAGCGCCTTGGCCTCGCGGCTGTCCGCAGCGTATCCCGACATCGCCGGAATTCTGCTTACCGGCGGCATCCGGCCGGATCGCAACGTGGCGCGTCTGGTGGAGGGCTGGACCGGCGTGCCCGTACCGGTGCTTTTGGGCAAGGAGGCCACGTTCCAGACCGCCCGGCGCCTCTACAACATGTACGGCAAGATTGAGCCCGACAACCAGAAGAAGATCGCTTCCGCTCTCGGTGTCTTTGAGGAGAATGTGGATACGGTGGAGATGCGCTCGCGCCTCAATACCCGCAAATCCACCAAGGTGACGCCGCAGATGTTCGAGTATAGCCTCATCGAGAAGGCCAAAGCACACCGCCAGCACATTGTGCTTCCCGAAGGCTCTGATGAACGGATCCTGCGGGCTGCAGATATCCTGATGCGTCGTGGTGTCGTGGACCTGACTATTTTGGGTGATATTCCCACCATCCATTCCAAGATTTCCCAGATGGGTCTCAATCTCGATGCCGTGCAGCTCATCGATCCATCCAAGAGTCCGGATCTCGAAGAATACATCGAAACATTCCATGAACTCCGCAAAAGCAAAGGAGTATCGCGGGAACTTGCTTGTGATTGCATGATGGATCCCACCTATTTTGGGACCATGATGGTGTATTTGGGCAAGGCCGATGGTATGGTCTCAGGCGCCATCAACACCACGGCGCACACCATTCGGCCGGCGCTGCAGATCATCAAGACCAAGCCCGGTATTTCCATTGTATCCAGTGTGTTTTTCATGTGCCTCAAGGATCGGGTGCTGGTATTCGGCGACTGCGCCGTGAACCCCAATCCCAATCCCCAGCAGCTGGCGGAGATCGCCATCAACTCCGCCGAGACTGCCCGGGTGTTCGGCATCGAGCCGCGGGTGGCCATGTTGTCGTATTCCACCGGAGACTCAGGGGCGGGCAGCGATGTGGACCTGGTCATCGAGGCCACGCGCATCGCTCGCGAGCGGGCGCCGGAGCTGCTCATCGAAGGCCCCATCCAGTACGATGCGGCCATCGATCCGGAGGTGGCGCAAAAGAAGCTTCCCGGAAGCCCGGTGGCCGGCCGGGCCACGGTGTTCATCTTCCCGGACCTCAATACCGGCAACAATACCTACAAGGCCGTGCAGCGGGCGGCCAACGCCGTGGCCATCGGTCCGGTGCTCCAGGGCCTCAAAAAGCCGGTCAATGACCTCTCCCGCGGCTGCTTGGTACCGGATATCGTCAATACCGTGGCCATTACCGCCATCCAGGCCCAGGCGGAAAAGGGGATCATCGCGCAGCAGGATTAG